A window from Flavobacterium gyeonganense encodes these proteins:
- the hemH gene encoding ferrochelatase — protein MKGVLLVNLGSPDSPQPKDVKPYLDEFLMDKYVIDVPYLLRALLVRGIILRKRPEESAHAYSKIWWEEGSPLVVLSERMQKKVQPLVNVPVALAMRYGSMTIEKGLQELSDKGVTDVMLFPLYPQYAMASTLTILVKAEEIRKKKFPHMKFTDVPAFYNKPDYIKNLADSIQKHLVGFEYDHLLFSYHGIPERHIRKTDVTKSHCKIDGSCCNTPSPAHEFCYRHQCYETTKQVVKLLGLPEDKYSLTFQSRLAGDKWLEPYTDVEIDNMPAKGIKKLAVVTPAFVSDCLETLEEIAMRAKEDFEANGGEEFLAIPCLNDDDEWCQTVSNWINDWAK, from the coding sequence ATGAAAGGCGTATTATTAGTAAACTTAGGTTCTCCGGATAGTCCACAACCAAAAGATGTAAAACCGTATTTAGATGAATTTTTAATGGATAAATATGTGATCGACGTTCCGTATTTATTGAGAGCATTATTGGTTCGTGGGATTATTTTAAGAAAAAGACCGGAAGAATCGGCACACGCTTATTCAAAAATCTGGTGGGAAGAAGGTTCTCCGTTAGTAGTTCTTTCAGAAAGAATGCAAAAGAAAGTACAGCCTTTAGTAAATGTTCCAGTTGCGCTTGCAATGCGTTACGGAAGCATGACAATCGAAAAAGGACTTCAGGAATTAAGCGATAAAGGGGTTACAGATGTAATGCTTTTTCCATTGTACCCGCAATATGCAATGGCTTCGACTTTGACAATTTTGGTTAAGGCTGAAGAAATCCGCAAGAAGAAATTTCCTCACATGAAATTTACAGATGTTCCGGCGTTTTACAACAAACCGGATTACATCAAAAATTTAGCAGATTCAATCCAGAAACACTTAGTTGGATTTGAATACGATCATTTATTGTTTTCGTATCACGGAATCCCGGAGCGTCATATCCGAAAAACTGATGTGACAAAATCACATTGTAAAATAGATGGTTCATGTTGTAATACGCCATCACCGGCGCATGAATTCTGTTACCGTCACCAATGTTATGAAACGACTAAACAGGTTGTAAAACTATTAGGTCTTCCAGAAGATAAATACAGTTTAACTTTCCAGTCTCGTCTGGCAGGTGATAAATGGCTAGAGCCTTATACGGATGTTGAAATTGATAACATGCCTGCAAAAGGAATCAAGAAATTAGCGGTTGTAACACCGGCATTCGTTTCAGATTGTTTAGAGACTCTGGAAGAAATCGCCATGCGCGCCAAAGAAGATTTTGAAGCAAACGGAGGAGAAGAGTTTTTGGCAATTCCGTGTCTGAATGACGACGATGAGTGGTGCCAAACGGTATCAAACTGGATTAACGACTGGGCTAAATAA
- a CDS encoding transposase, translating to MKLEVLEKDCYYHIYNRGINGTTIFENDTNKLYFLKQLAKYSKDKISIFAYCLMNNHFHLVIRLNSEEKEVTQAFSNLFNSYAKAFNKQINRTGSLF from the coding sequence ATGAAATTAGAAGTTTTAGAAAAAGATTGTTATTATCATATATATAACCGAGGAATAAACGGAACAACCATTTTTGAAAATGACACTAACAAGCTTTATTTCTTAAAACAGTTAGCTAAATATTCCAAAGATAAAATTTCAATTTTTGCGTATTGTTTAATGAATAATCATTTTCATTTAGTTATTCGACTTAATTCAGAAGAAAAAGAGGTTACTCAGGCATTTTCAAACTTGTTTAATTCATATGCAAAAGCTTTCAATAAACAGATTAACAGAACTGGAAGTTTATTTTAG
- a CDS encoding uroporphyrinogen-III synthase has protein sequence MANPVQILSTKILSPLHKQELMKYGIELIEADFIKTENKPFELKDLNENLIFTSQNAVHSILSHPKSEELKKKNVYCVGLKTKNLLTDNGFNVVAYTGYAADLAEIITLIYGSESYTFFSGNLRRDTLPEALKENGIKFNEIQVYDTTLQPQKIKGNPEAILFFSPSGVKSYLKDNKIQKQICFCIGDTTADALAKITKNIIIADQPTIEDVIEDAIQEYK, from the coding sequence ATGGCAAATCCAGTTCAGATATTATCTACTAAAATATTATCTCCGCTTCACAAGCAAGAGTTAATGAAATATGGTATTGAATTAATCGAAGCTGATTTCATCAAAACCGAAAACAAACCTTTCGAATTAAAAGACCTCAACGAAAATCTGATTTTTACAAGTCAAAATGCCGTTCACAGCATTTTGTCCCATCCAAAATCAGAAGAGCTGAAAAAGAAAAACGTGTATTGCGTTGGGCTTAAAACCAAAAATTTACTGACAGATAACGGATTCAACGTTGTTGCGTATACAGGTTATGCTGCAGATTTAGCCGAAATCATTACTTTGATTTATGGAAGTGAAAGCTATACTTTTTTCAGTGGAAATCTTAGAAGAGATACTTTGCCTGAAGCTTTAAAAGAAAACGGAATTAAATTCAATGAAATTCAGGTTTACGACACAACATTACAGCCTCAGAAAATAAAAGGAAATCCCGAAGCAATTTTGTTTTTTAGTCCGTCTGGAGTTAAAAGTTATCTGAAAGACAATAAAATTCAAAAACAAATCTGTTTCTGCATTGGTGATACCACCGCAGATGCTTTAGCAAAAATCACTAAAAATATCATCATCGCAGATCAGCCTACAATTGAGGACGTGATTGAAGATGCAATTCAGGAATACAAATAA
- the hemC gene encoding hydroxymethylbilane synthase, which translates to MAQKVIRIGTRDSELALWQAHTVEKKLNDLGFKTEIVAVKSQGDIILDKPLYELGITGIFTKTLDIAMINGDIDIAVHSMKDVPTALPKGIVQVAVLERANVLDILVHKGNPDFTNPSTIATGSLRRQAQWFNKYPNHTVVDLRGNVNTRMQKLQDNDWDGAVFAAAGLERINLKPENVINLDWMIPAPAQGAMLVVAMENDNYTLDALSQLNHIETEICTYIERQFLRTLEGGCTAPIGALVTYNEDEDTLHFQGVLLSIDGKQKLEIDKTVDISEWKKLGFNSAQEILNNGGTELMQQIKESLKK; encoded by the coding sequence ATGGCTCAAAAAGTTATAAGAATAGGAACCCGCGATAGTGAGCTCGCACTTTGGCAGGCCCACACAGTCGAAAAAAAATTAAATGATTTAGGCTTTAAAACTGAAATTGTTGCCGTAAAATCCCAGGGAGATATTATTCTCGACAAACCTCTTTACGAACTTGGCATTACAGGAATCTTTACTAAAACTTTAGACATTGCAATGATTAATGGCGATATTGATATTGCGGTGCATTCGATGAAAGATGTTCCAACTGCTTTGCCAAAAGGAATTGTTCAGGTGGCTGTTTTGGAAAGAGCAAATGTTCTGGACATTTTAGTTCATAAAGGAAATCCTGATTTTACAAATCCAAGTACCATTGCAACCGGAAGTCTGCGCCGTCAGGCACAATGGTTTAACAAATACCCAAATCATACTGTAGTTGATTTGCGCGGAAACGTAAATACGCGGATGCAGAAACTTCAGGATAACGACTGGGATGGAGCCGTTTTTGCTGCTGCAGGTTTGGAACGCATCAACCTAAAACCGGAAAATGTTATTAATCTGGATTGGATGATTCCGGCGCCGGCACAAGGAGCAATGCTGGTTGTGGCAATGGAAAATGACAATTATACGCTTGATGCACTTTCGCAATTAAATCATATTGAAACTGAGATTTGTACTTATATAGAACGTCAGTTTTTAAGAACACTTGAAGGCGGATGTACAGCACCAATCGGAGCTTTGGTTACCTATAATGAAGACGAAGATACTTTACATTTTCAAGGCGTTTTACTTTCTATTGACGGGAAACAAAAATTGGAAATCGATAAAACAGTTGATATCTCAGAATGGAAGAAATTAGGTTTCAACTCAGCTCAGGAGATTTTGAATAATGGCGGAACGGAATTGATGCAGCAAATCAAAGAATCCCTAAAAAAATAA
- the hemF gene encoding oxygen-dependent coproporphyrinogen oxidase, whose translation MKDKFYAYIQNLQDQICAGLEAVDGTTKFREDLWKRPEGGGGRTRVIENGSAFEKGGVNISAVHGKLPETMQKMFGVGEADFFACGLSLVIHPKSPMVPTVHANWRYFEMYDESGNVIQQWFGGGQDLTPYYLFEEDGKHFHQTCKTACDKHNPEFYPKYKKQCDSYFWNAHRNEARGLGGLFFDYCKANESMSMEDWYNFVTEVGNSFLEAYVPIVERRKNLSYTPENRNWQEIRRGRYVEFNLVHDKGTLFGLKTNGRIESILMSLPPHVQWVYDHHPESGSEEEKLIKVLENPVDWI comes from the coding sequence ATGAAAGACAAATTTTACGCCTACATACAAAACCTGCAGGACCAGATTTGCGCAGGATTAGAAGCTGTTGACGGAACGACAAAATTCCGTGAAGACCTTTGGAAACGCCCGGAAGGTGGGGGCGGAAGAACACGCGTTATTGAAAATGGTTCTGCTTTCGAAAAAGGCGGTGTCAACATTTCGGCCGTTCATGGGAAATTGCCTGAAACCATGCAAAAAATGTTTGGCGTTGGCGAAGCAGACTTTTTTGCCTGCGGATTAAGTTTGGTGATTCATCCAAAAAGCCCAATGGTTCCTACAGTTCATGCGAACTGGCGCTATTTTGAAATGTACGATGAGTCAGGAAATGTGATTCAGCAATGGTTTGGCGGTGGACAGGATTTAACGCCTTATTATTTGTTTGAAGAAGATGGAAAACACTTTCATCAAACCTGCAAAACTGCCTGCGACAAACACAATCCGGAGTTTTATCCAAAATACAAAAAACAATGTGATTCGTATTTTTGGAATGCGCACAGAAACGAAGCCCGTGGTCTTGGCGGTTTATTCTTTGATTATTGCAAAGCAAATGAGTCAATGTCAATGGAAGATTGGTACAATTTTGTAACAGAAGTTGGAAACAGTTTCCTTGAAGCTTATGTTCCGATTGTCGAAAGAAGAAAAAACCTTTCTTACACTCCGGAAAACAGAAACTGGCAGGAAATCCGACGTGGCCGTTATGTCGAGTTCAATTTAGTTCACGACAAGGGCACATTATTCGGTTTAAAAACCAACGGAAGAATCGAAAGTATTTTGATGAGTTTGCCTCCTCATGTGCAATGGGTTTACGATCATCATCCGGAATCTGGAAGTGAAGAAGAAAAACTGATAAAAGTACTGGAAAATCCTGTTGACTGGATTTAA
- a CDS encoding enoyl-CoA hydratase/isomerase family protein, translating to MNYKNILISIEEKIATVTINRPEKLNALSKATITDLSEAIKLLNKNEDVRVIILTGSGEKAFVAGADISEFANYTVVEGAQLAAEGQESLFDYIENLKKPVIAAINGFALGGGLELAMACHFRVASVNAKMGLPEVSLGLIPGYGGTQRLPQLIGKGRAMEMIMTAAMISAEEAKQYGLVNHVVPQTELLTFTSVIAHKIMKNAPFAIGKAIKAINANFEDGKNGFDTEIKSFGECFGTEDFKEGTTAFLEKRKAEFTGK from the coding sequence ATGAACTACAAAAATATTTTAATTTCTATTGAAGAAAAAATCGCTACAGTAACGATTAACAGACCTGAAAAGCTCAATGCTTTAAGCAAGGCAACTATAACTGATCTTAGCGAGGCTATTAAATTATTAAATAAAAATGAAGATGTTCGGGTTATCATTTTGACAGGAAGCGGCGAAAAAGCTTTTGTAGCCGGAGCTGACATTTCTGAATTTGCCAATTATACTGTTGTTGAAGGCGCACAATTAGCTGCAGAAGGACAAGAGTCACTTTTTGATTACATTGAAAATTTGAAGAAACCCGTAATTGCGGCCATAAATGGTTTTGCATTAGGAGGCGGATTAGAGTTGGCTATGGCCTGTCATTTCAGAGTGGCTTCGGTTAATGCCAAAATGGGCTTACCTGAAGTAAGCTTAGGACTAATTCCGGGTTACGGAGGAACACAGCGTTTGCCTCAATTAATAGGAAAAGGACGTGCGATGGAAATGATCATGACCGCAGCAATGATTTCTGCCGAAGAAGCAAAACAATACGGTTTAGTAAACCACGTTGTGCCTCAGACTGAATTGTTAACATTTACAAGCGTAATCGCCCATAAAATCATGAAAAATGCCCCTTTTGCTATCGGAAAAGCGATAAAAGCGATAAATGCAAATTTCGAAGACGGCAAAAATGGTTTCGATACCGAAATCAAATCTTTTGGAGAGTGTTTCGGAACTGAGGATTTTAAAGAAGGAACTACTGCCTTTTTAGAAAAACGTAAAGCTGAATTTACAGGAAAATAA
- a CDS encoding CopD family protein, whose translation MEYYNYLKSLHIIFVLTWFVGLFNIVRLFVYQIEASEKPSPEKEILQAQFKIMSYRLWYIITWPSAILASIFAFWMLFFTDLGNAWLKMPWMHIKLGFVFILYLYHLKCHQIFRQLQKDEVKYSGNYMRLFNEGATIILFAVVFLVVLKSAFNWIFGVVGIILFSVLLMLGFRFYKRIRERK comes from the coding sequence ATGGAGTATTATAATTACTTAAAATCACTGCACATTATTTTCGTACTAACCTGGTTTGTAGGGTTGTTTAATATTGTACGTTTGTTTGTATATCAAATAGAAGCCAGTGAAAAACCATCTCCAGAAAAAGAAATTCTGCAGGCGCAATTCAAAATAATGAGTTACCGCCTTTGGTATATTATTACATGGCCATCAGCGATTTTAGCAAGTATTTTTGCTTTTTGGATGCTGTTTTTTACAGATTTAGGAAATGCATGGCTTAAAATGCCCTGGATGCACATTAAATTGGGTTTTGTTTTCATCTTATATCTCTATCATTTAAAATGTCATCAGATCTTCAGGCAATTGCAGAAAGATGAGGTGAAATATTCAGGCAACTATATGCGTTTGTTTAATGAAGGCGCAACGATTATTTTGTTTGCTGTTGTTTTTTTAGTAGTTTTAAAAAGTGCTTTCAACTGGATTTTCGGTGTAGTCGGAATCATTTTATTCTCGGTTTTGCTTATGCTTGGATTCCGCTTTTATAAGAGAATTAGAGAGAGGAAATAG
- a CDS encoding sensor histidine kinase: MIVLIVVASFLLASISIIQFKNEAKEYHQERLERKENAVKEHINYVLATTTYPLKTGNLDLIFKDKIHELAQIHKIEINIYSLDGKLLKSSKESFAVDKVAPPIPDFILKLVRSSIEKRFVDIKTINGVKNRSSYSLIKDEKFKPLGILNLPYLEDDGYYDNELNTFLIRLSQVYSFMLLVAFALAYFLSTYITKSLKTISDRLEETNLDQKNEKIVLEANSKEVNFLIKAYNGMVDKLETSAIKLAQSEREEAWREMAKQVAHEIKNPLTPMRLTVQSFQRKFDPNDPDVKQKMNDYSETLIQQIDTMTSVASAFSNFASMPAQQNETLNVVEVVELALDIFNEDYISFEKEEEEIISKMDRTQLIRVITNLVKNATQAIPESQFHKSIVVSVKRRDDNVEIAVKDNGIGIQKLDIGRIFEPKFTTKTSGMGLGLGIIKNIIENYKGTITFESAYGKGTTFTVSLPITNS; encoded by the coding sequence ATGATTGTATTGATTGTTGTGGCATCTTTTTTATTAGCCTCGATTTCAATTATTCAGTTTAAAAACGAAGCCAAAGAATACCATCAGGAACGTTTAGAACGAAAAGAAAATGCTGTAAAAGAACATATTAACTATGTTCTGGCAACAACAACGTATCCTTTAAAAACAGGAAATCTGGATTTGATTTTTAAAGACAAAATCCATGAATTGGCCCAGATTCATAAAATCGAAATTAATATTTACAGCCTTGACGGAAAACTGCTAAAATCATCAAAAGAGTCTTTTGCTGTTGATAAAGTTGCACCTCCAATTCCTGATTTTATTTTAAAATTGGTTCGTTCTTCTATAGAAAAGCGTTTTGTAGATATTAAAACGATTAATGGCGTTAAAAACAGATCTTCTTACAGTTTAATAAAAGATGAAAAATTCAAACCTCTTGGAATTTTAAATCTTCCTTATTTAGAAGACGATGGTTATTACGACAATGAATTGAATACTTTCCTGATCCGGTTAAGTCAGGTATATTCGTTTATGTTACTGGTTGCTTTCGCGTTGGCGTATTTCCTCTCGACTTATATTACAAAATCACTGAAAACTATTTCAGATCGTTTGGAAGAGACCAATCTGGATCAGAAAAATGAAAAAATTGTTTTAGAAGCGAATAGTAAAGAAGTCAACTTTCTGATCAAAGCTTATAACGGAATGGTAGATAAGCTGGAAACGAGTGCGATTAAATTAGCGCAAAGCGAGCGTGAAGAAGCCTGGCGTGAAATGGCAAAACAGGTTGCGCACGAAATTAAAAATCCGCTTACGCCAATGCGTTTAACGGTGCAGAGTTTTCAGCGAAAGTTTGATCCGAATGATCCTGATGTTAAGCAGAAGATGAACGATTATTCTGAAACCCTGATTCAGCAGATTGATACTATGACGTCTGTGGCTTCTGCATTTTCAAACTTTGCTTCGATGCCGGCTCAGCAAAATGAAACTTTAAATGTAGTTGAGGTTGTCGAACTGGCACTGGATATTTTCAACGAAGATTACATTTCTTTCGAAAAAGAAGAAGAAGAAATCATTTCCAAAATGGACCGTACGCAACTGATTCGTGTCATTACCAATCTGGTAAAAAATGCAACTCAGGCGATTCCCGAAAGTCAGTTTCACAAATCAATAGTAGTTTCTGTGAAACGCCGTGACGATAATGTCGAAATCGCAGTAAAAGATAACGGAATCGGAATCCAAAAACTGGATATTGGCCGAATTTTTGAACCTAAGTTTACGACCAAAACCAGCGGAATGGGACTTGGTCTTGGAATTATAAAAAACATTATCGAAAATTACAAAGGAACAATTACCTTTGAGTCAGCTTACGGAAAAGGGACTACATTTACAGTTTCCCTGCCTATCACCAACTCTTAA
- a CDS encoding metal-dependent transcriptional regulator: MTFSEENYLKAIYHLTASLETEVSTNAIAEMMETKASSVTDMLKKLSDKDLVNYKKYQGVSLTENGKLSAKMIVRKHRLWEVFLVEKLNFSWDEVHDIAEQLEHIKSEQLINRLDDFLGNPTEDPHGDPIPDANGRIIKIEKQLLSELSENQIGICVGVKDTSSEFLKYLDKQEIALGSKIEFLSKESFDLSVKIKIDNRELSISNKIASNLFVKLT, from the coding sequence ATGACCTTTTCAGAAGAAAACTACCTTAAAGCGATATATCACCTGACTGCTTCGCTGGAAACAGAAGTGAGTACAAATGCTATTGCCGAAATGATGGAAACCAAAGCTTCATCCGTTACGGACATGCTTAAAAAGCTGTCTGACAAGGATTTGGTGAACTATAAAAAATACCAGGGAGTTTCATTGACAGAAAACGGAAAATTATCCGCAAAAATGATTGTTAGAAAACATCGTTTATGGGAAGTATTTTTAGTAGAAAAATTAAACTTCAGCTGGGATGAAGTACACGATATTGCAGAACAACTGGAACATATCAAATCTGAGCAATTGATCAACCGTCTGGATGATTTTCTGGGAAATCCAACAGAAGACCCTCATGGAGACCCGATTCCGGATGCAAATGGACGAATAATCAAAATTGAAAAACAATTACTATCTGAATTATCCGAAAACCAAATTGGTATTTGCGTAGGCGTAAAAGACACTTCTTCAGAATTTCTGAAATATCTGGATAAGCAGGAAATTGCGCTAGGTTCTAAAATTGAATTCTTATCGAAAGAATCTTTTGATTTGTCTGTAAAAATTAAAATTGACAACAGGGAATTGTCTATTTCGAATAAAATTGCTTCTAACTTGTTTGTGAAGTTGACTTAG
- the hemA gene encoding glutamyl-tRNA reductase, protein MENFNMSRTTTFYALGLSYKKADATIRGKFSLDAKAQSDLLAQAKTEGIESLIVTSTCNRTEIYGFANHPYELIKLLCDNSNGSVEEFREVAYIYKNQEAVNHMFRVGTGLDSQILGDFEIISQIKIAFNLSKSEGLINTFIDRLVNSVIQASKKVKTDTEISSGATSVSFASVQYIIKNVEDIGNKNILLFGTGKIGRNTCENLVKHTKNGHITLINRTKNKAEILAGKLNVIVKDYANLQEELQQSDVLVVATGAKNPTIDKTLLNLKKPLLILDLSIPRNVNPDVEQIPGVTLIHLDYLSQMTDDTLERRKQHIPAAEAIIEDMKLEFNIWMNGRKYAPTIHALKAKLNDMVAGELAFHKKKMINFDEEQAELISSRIIQKITSQFASHLKDENTSIDESIEFIEKVFQIGQLAPKNIPSPIEEKYKINLS, encoded by the coding sequence ATGGAAAATTTTAATATGTCCAGAACTACCACTTTTTACGCTTTAGGTTTAAGTTATAAAAAAGCAGATGCTACCATTAGAGGAAAATTTAGTTTAGATGCTAAAGCACAATCTGATTTACTTGCTCAGGCAAAAACTGAAGGAATAGAATCATTAATCGTCACTTCTACCTGCAACAGAACTGAAATTTATGGTTTTGCCAATCATCCGTACGAATTAATCAAATTACTTTGCGACAACAGTAATGGATCTGTTGAGGAATTTCGCGAAGTGGCCTATATCTACAAAAATCAGGAAGCTGTAAACCATATGTTTCGCGTAGGAACAGGTCTAGACAGTCAGATTTTGGGTGATTTTGAAATCATCAGCCAGATTAAAATTGCTTTCAACCTTAGTAAATCCGAGGGTTTAATTAATACTTTTATTGATCGCCTTGTCAACAGCGTTATTCAGGCAAGCAAAAAGGTCAAAACAGATACTGAAATTTCTTCTGGTGCAACATCGGTTTCGTTTGCATCAGTTCAATATATTATTAAAAACGTAGAAGATATTGGAAACAAAAATATTCTGCTATTCGGAACTGGAAAAATAGGACGAAATACCTGCGAAAATTTAGTAAAACATACTAAAAATGGTCACATTACGCTTATCAACAGAACGAAAAACAAAGCTGAAATCCTTGCCGGAAAACTAAATGTCATCGTAAAAGATTACGCTAACCTTCAGGAAGAACTACAACAATCTGATGTTTTGGTTGTAGCAACAGGAGCAAAAAATCCAACTATTGACAAGACATTACTAAATTTAAAAAAACCGTTATTGATTCTGGATTTATCTATCCCAAGAAATGTAAATCCTGATGTGGAACAAATTCCGGGTGTAACTTTAATACATTTAGATTATCTGTCACAAATGACAGATGATACCCTTGAAAGAAGAAAACAGCATATACCCGCTGCCGAAGCTATAATTGAGGATATGAAATTAGAGTTCAATATCTGGATGAACGGCCGTAAATATGCTCCTACCATTCATGCGCTAAAAGCAAAACTAAACGATATGGTTGCCGGAGAACTGGCTTTTCATAAAAAGAAAATGATAAATTTTGATGAAGAACAGGCTGAATTAATCAGTTCCCGAATTATACAAAAAATCACCAGTCAGTTTGCCAGTCACTTAAAAGACGAAAACACATCGATTGACGAAAGTATTGAGTTTATTGAAAAAGTATTTCAGATTGGACAGCTTGCACCAAAAAATATTCCTTCCCCAATTGAAGAAAAATACAAAATCAACCTCTCATAA
- the hemE gene encoding uroporphyrinogen decarboxylase, whose translation MLKNDLFLKALKGETVQRPPVWMMRQAGRYLPEFRALRDKYDFFTRCETPELAAEITVQPIRRIAPDAAILFSDILVVPRAMGIHVELKDNLGPIIPDPIRTMEQVNQVFVPDVNETLGYVFDAVKLTKEMLNDEVPLIGFAGSPWTIFCYAVEGKGSKSFDTAKGFCFSNPVAAHTLLQKITDTTILYLKEKVKSGVNAVQIFDSWGGMLSPVDYQEFSWKYINQIVDALAEITPVIVFGKGCWFALNEMGKSKASALGVDWTCSARNARYLSGGNVTLQGNFDPSRLLSPIPTIKKMVHEMIDEFGKDKYVVNLGHGILPNIPVDHAKAFIDAVKEYGQ comes from the coding sequence ATGTTAAAAAACGACCTATTTTTAAAAGCTTTAAAAGGAGAAACAGTTCAGCGTCCACCGGTATGGATGATGCGTCAGGCAGGAAGATATTTACCTGAATTCAGAGCCCTGCGTGATAAATATGATTTCTTTACACGATGTGAAACTCCTGAATTGGCTGCAGAAATTACAGTTCAGCCTATTCGCAGAATTGCTCCGGATGCAGCTATTTTATTTTCAGATATTTTGGTAGTTCCAAGAGCTATGGGAATTCACGTAGAATTAAAAGACAATTTAGGTCCGATTATCCCAGATCCAATTCGCACCATGGAACAGGTAAATCAGGTTTTTGTTCCGGATGTAAACGAAACTTTAGGTTATGTTTTTGACGCTGTGAAATTGACTAAGGAAATGCTGAACGATGAGGTTCCGTTAATTGGTTTCGCAGGTTCGCCATGGACCATTTTTTGCTATGCCGTTGAAGGAAAAGGGTCTAAAAGTTTTGATACTGCAAAAGGATTCTGTTTTTCAAATCCGGTTGCAGCACATACTTTATTACAAAAAATCACAGATACGACTATTTTATACTTAAAAGAAAAAGTAAAATCGGGTGTAAATGCGGTTCAGATTTTTGATTCCTGGGGAGGAATGCTTTCTCCTGTTGATTATCAGGAATTCTCATGGAAATATATCAATCAGATTGTTGATGCTTTAGCTGAAATTACTCCTGTTATTGTTTTCGGAAAAGGATGCTGGTTTGCACTAAATGAAATGGGTAAAAGTAAAGCTTCTGCATTAGGCGTTGACTGGACTTGTTCTGCAAGAAATGCGCGTTACTTGTCTGGCGGAAATGTTACTTTACAAGGAAATTTCGATCCGTCAAGATTGCTTTCGCCAATTCCGACTATCAAGAAAATGGTTCATGAAATGATCGACGAATTCGGAAAAGATAAATATGTCGTGAATCTGGGTCACGGAATTTTACCAAATATCCCTGTAGATCATGCAAAAGCGTTTATTGACGCGGTGAAGGAATACGGACAGTAA
- a CDS encoding AraC family transcriptional regulator has protein sequence MEEEIKIEDDFTLIRFQNDGSEPFFAQREVGSGLIQFHFGLKGNAKFLFNQGNYTLELKEEKSLLLYNPQKELPLNLELAQNSWVISVIVSIKKFHALFSAEADYITFLSPDNKDKKYYNEGNISPSMAIVLSQLFHYNLHPSIKNLYYKGKGYELLSLYFNRTEDPNAEQCPFLIDEDNVLKIRKAKEIVIANMAEPPGLQELADQIGLNLKKLKMGFKQIYGDTVYGFLFDYKMDFARKLLDSGSYNVNEVGLKIGYSTGSHFIAAFKKKFGTTPKKYLMSINANV, from the coding sequence ATGGAGGAGGAAATTAAAATTGAAGACGATTTTACGCTTATCCGTTTTCAAAACGACGGCTCAGAACCTTTTTTTGCGCAGCGTGAAGTAGGGAGCGGTCTCATACAGTTTCATTTTGGGTTAAAAGGAAATGCGAAATTTTTGTTCAATCAGGGTAATTATACTTTAGAACTTAAAGAAGAAAAATCGTTGCTTTTATATAACCCGCAGAAAGAATTGCCGCTTAATTTAGAATTAGCTCAAAATTCCTGGGTGATTTCAGTAATTGTGTCTATCAAGAAATTTCATGCTTTATTTTCTGCGGAAGCCGATTATATTACTTTTTTAAGTCCTGATAATAAAGATAAGAAATATTATAACGAAGGAAATATCAGTCCGTCAATGGCGATTGTACTGAGTCAGCTTTTTCATTATAATCTTCACCCTTCTATTAAAAATCTCTATTATAAAGGAAAAGGATACGAATTATTGAGTTTGTATTTCAACAGGACCGAAGACCCAAATGCAGAACAATGCCCGTTTTTGATTGATGAAGACAATGTTCTAAAAATCCGAAAGGCAAAAGAAATCGTAATTGCTAATATGGCAGAACCTCCTGGATTGCAGGAACTGGCCGATCAGATTGGTTTGAATCTGAAAAAGCTAAAAATGGGCTTCAAACAAATTTATGGCGATACAGTTTACGGTTTCTTGTTCGATTACAAAATGGATTTCGCCAGAAAATTATTAGACAGTGGTTCTTATAATGTAAACGAGGTTGGACTGAAAATCGGCTATAGCACAGGAAGTCACTTTATAGCCGCATTCAAAAAGAAATTCGGGACAACGCCTAAAAAATATTTGATGTCGATTAATGCGAATGTTTAA